The Eptesicus fuscus isolate TK198812 chromosome 17, DD_ASM_mEF_20220401, whole genome shotgun sequence genome has a window encoding:
- the DDX21 gene encoding nucleolar RNA helicase 2 isoform X2 yields MMPGKLLSDADLESDAAMGKVEIATKTEKKSRKEKPKSNKTEAAAEEKEEAISPKARKVKKKVEPSEVDMNSPKSKKAKKNEEPSQDEVKPKKAKKNEEPSQDDVISPKIKSVKKTKEPGEKKVSSKTKKVKKNEEPSEEEVDAPKPKKMKKEKEMNGEIGEKSPKLKNGFSHSGLDSNSSEAASEESNSELEQEIPVEQKEGAFSNFPISEETIKLLKARGVTFLFPIQAKTFHHVYSGKDLIAQARTGTGKTFSFAIPLIEKLLGELHDRKRGRAPQVLVLTPTRELANQVSRDFSDITKKLSVACFYGGTPYGGQIERMRNGIDILVGTPGRIKDHLQNGKLELTKLKHVVLDEVDQMLDMGFADQVEEILSVAYKKDSEDNPQTLLFSATCPHWVYNVAKKYMKPTYEQVDLIGKRTQKTAITVEHLAIKCHWTQRAAVIGDVIRVYSGFRGRTIIFCETKKEAQELSQNTSMKQDAQSLHGDIPQKQREITLKGFRNGDFGVMVATNVAARGLDIPEVDLVIQSSPPKDVESYIHRSGRTGRAGRTGVCICFYQHKEEYQLAQVEQKAGIKFKRIGVPSATEIIKASSKDAIRFLDSVPPTAISHFKQSAEKLIEEKGAVEALAAALAHISGATSVDQRSLINSEAGFVTMILKCSIEMPNISYAWKELKEQLGEDIDSKVKGMVFLKGKEGVCFDVRTEAVTEIQ; encoded by the exons ATGATGCCGGGGAAACTCCTTAGTGACGCAGATTTGGAATCAGACGCGGCCATGGGAAAAGTGGAGATAGCGACAAAAACTGAGAAG aaaagtagaAAAGAGAAGCCAAAATCTAATAAGACTGAAGCGGCagcagaagaaaaggaagaagctaTTTCCCCCAAAGctagaaaagttaaaaagaaagtaGAGCCTTCTGAGGTTGACATGAATTCTCCTAAATccaaaaaggcaaaaaagaaCGAGGAGCCATCTCAAGATGAAGTTAAACccaaaaaggcaaaaaagaaCGAGGAGCCATCTCAAGATGATGTGATTTCTCCTAAAAtcaaaagtgtaaaaaaaacaaaggagCCCGGGGAAAAGAAAGTTTCCTCTAaaaccaaaaaagtaaaaaaaaatgaggagcCTTCTGAAGAAGAAGTGGATGCTCCTAAGCCCaagaagatgaagaaagaaaaggaaatgaatggaGAAATTGGGGAGAAAAGCCCCAAACTAAAGAATGGATTCTCTCATTCTGGACTTGACTCTAACTCCAGTGAAGCTGCCAGTGAAGAAAGTAACAGTGAGCTGGAGCAG GAAATACCTGTGGAACAAAAAGAAGGCGCTTTCTCTAATTTCCCCATATCTGAAGAAACTATTAAACTTCTCAAAG CCCGTGGGGTGACCTTCCTGTTTCCTATACAAGCAAAAACATTTCACCATGTGTATAGTGGAAAAGATTTAATTGCACAGGCGCGGACGGGAACTGGGAAGACTTTCTCCTTTGCCATCCCTTTGATTGAGAAGCTTCTGGGGGAACTGCATGACCGGAAGAGAGGCCGTGCCCCTCAG gtACTGGTTCTTACACCCACAAGGGAATTGGCAAATCAAGTAAGCAGAGACTTCAGCGACATCACAAAAAAGTTGTCAGTGGCTTGTTTTTATGGTGGAACTCCCTATGGAGGTCAAA TTGAACGTATGCGGAATGGTATTGACATCCTGGTTGGGACGCCAGGTCGAATCAAAGACCACCTACAGAATGGCAAGCTAGAGCTCACCAAACTTAAGCATGTTGTCTTGGATGAAGTGGACCAGATGCTGGATATGGGGTTTGCTGATCAAGTAGAAGAGATTTTAAGTGTGGCATACAAGAAAG ATTCGGAAGACAATCCCCAGACACTGCTTTTTTCTGCAACTTGCCCTCATTGGGTATATAATGTTGCTAAGAAATACATGAAGCCTACATATGAACAGGTGGACCTGATTGGTAAAAGGACTCAGAAAACAGCAATAACTGTGGAG CATCTGGCTATCAAGTGCCACTGGACTCAAAGAGCAGCAGTTATTGGGGATGTGATCCGGGTGTACAGTGGTTTTCGTGGGCGCACTATTATCTTCTGTGAAACCAAGAAAGAAGCCCAGGAGTTGTCTCAGAATACGTCCATGAAGCAG GATGCCCAGTCATTACACGGAGACATCCCACAGAAGCAAAGGGAAATCACCCTGAAAGGTTTTAGAAATGGTGATTTTGGCGTTATGGTTGCAACCAACGTTGCTGCACGTGGATTAGACATCCCTGAGGTTGACCTGGTTATACAAAGTTCTCCACCAAAG GATGTGGAGTCCTACATTCATCGTTCTGGGCGAACAGGTAGAGCTGGAAGGACTGGGGTTTGCATCTGCTTTTATCAGCACAAGGAAGAATATCAGTTAGCGCAAGTGGAGCAAAAAGCG GGAATTAAATTTAAACGAATAGGTGTTCCTTCTGCAACAGAGATAAtaaaagcttccagcaaagaTGCCATCAG GTTTTTGGATTCTGTTCCTCCCACTGCTATCAGTCACTTTAAGCAGTCAGCAGAGAAACTGATAGAGGAGAAGGGAGCCGTGGAAGCCCTGGCGGCAGCACTGGCCCATATTTCAGGGGCCACATCTGTAGACCAGCGCTCCTTGATCAACTCAGAGGCG GGCTTTGTGACCATGATCTTGAAGTGCTCAATTGAAATGCCAAACATTAGTTATGCTTGGAAAGAACTTAAAGAGCAACTGGGTGAGGATATTGATTCCAAAGTGAAGGGAATGGTCTTTCTCAAAGGAAAGGAG
- the DDX50 gene encoding ATP-dependent RNA helicase DDX50 isoform X2: MKEKLNGDTEEGYNTLSNEFSKSHKSRRKDLSNGDIDACEKKSKRVSSLDSSTHKSSDNKLEETLTREQKEGAFSNFPISEETIKLLKGRGVTYLFPIQVKTFGPVYEGKDLIAQARTGTGKTFSFAIPLIERLQRNQETIKKSRSPKVLVLAPTRELANQVAKDFKDITRKLSVACFYGGTSYQSQINHIRNGIDILVGTPGRIKDHLQSGRLDLSKLRHVVLDEVDQMLDLGFAEQVEDIIHESYKTDSEDNPQTLLFSATCPQWVYKVAKKYMKSRYEQVDLVGKMTQKAATTVEHLAIQCHWSQRPAVIGDVLQVYSGSEGRAIIFCETKKNVTEMAMNPHIKQNAQCLHGDIAQSQREITLKGFREGSFKVLVATNVAARGLDIPEVDLVIQSSPPQDVESYIHRSGRTGRAGRTGICICFYQPRERGQLRYVEQKAGITFKRVGVPSTMDLVKSKSMDAIRSLASVSYAAVDFFRPSAQRLIEEKGAVDALAAALAHISGASSFEPRSLITSDKGFVTMTLESPEEIQDVSCAWKELNRKLSSNAVSQITRMCLLKGNMGVCFDVPTTESERLQAEWHDSDWIISVPAKLPEIEEYYDGNTSSNSRQRSGWSSARSGRSGRSGGRSGGRSGRQSQQGSRSGSRQDGRRRSGNRNQSRSGGHKRSFD, from the exons atgaaagagaagttaaaTGGAGACACTGAAGAAGGATATAATACACtttcaaatgaattttctaagTCTCATAAGTCAAGAAGAAAAGATCTGTCAAATGGAGATATTGAtgcatgtgaaaaaaaatcaaagcgaGTATCATCCTTAGATAGTTCTACTCATAAGTCAAGTGATAATAAACTAGAGGAG ACCCTAACACGTGAACAGAAAGAAGGAGCCTTCTCCAATTTCCCTATTTCTGAAGAGACTATAAAGCTTCTCAAAG GTCGAGGGGTAACGTATCTGTTTCCTATTCAAGTTAAGACCTTTGGTCCTGTATATGAAGGAAAAGATTTAATTGCTCAAGCACGAACAGGAACAGGAAAGACATTTTCTTTTGCCATTCCCTTGATTGAAAGACTCCAAAGAAATCAAGAGACAATTAAAAAAAGCCGCTCACCAAAG GTACTTGTTTTGGCTCCTACAAGGGAACTGGCAAATCAAGTAGCCAAAGACTTCAAAGATATAACTAGGAAACTCAGTGTAGCGTGTTTTTATGGTGGAACATCATATCAAAGCCAAA TAAATCATATTCGAAATGGTATTGACATCTTGGTTGGGACCCCTGGTCGTATCAAAGACCATCTGCAGAGCGGCCGATTAGATCTTTCTAAACTGCGCCACGTTGTGCTTGATGAAGTGGATCAAATGTTAGATTTAGGTTTTGCTGAACAAGTTGAAGATATCATCCATGAATCCTACAAAACTG ATTCTGAAGACAATCCTCAAACTTTACTTTTTTCTGCAACTTGCCCACAGTGGGTATACAAAGTtgcaaaaaaatacatgaaatccAGATATGAACAGGTTGACCTTGTTGGAAAAATGACTCAAAAGGCTGCAACTACTGTGGAA CATTTGGCCATCCAATGCCATTGGTCTCAGAGGCCAGCAGTTATTGGAGATGTTCTTCAAGTCTACAGTGGGTCTGAAGGGAGGGCTATTATTTTCTGTGAGACCAAAAAGAATGTAACTGAAATGGCCATGAATCCGCACATAAAACAG AATGCCCAGTGTTTACATGGGGACATTGCACAGTCACAAAGAGAAATTACACTGAAAGGCTTCAGAGAAGGTAGTTTTAAAGTTTTGGTGGCGACCAATGTGGCTGCCCGTGGTTTGGACATTCCTGAGGTTGACTTGGTGATTCAGAGTTCTCCTCCACAG GATGTTGAGTCCTATATTCATCGCTCCGGACGCACAGGTAGAGCTGGCCGGACAGGAATTTGCATATGTTTTTATCAACCAAGAGAAAGAGGTCAACTAAGATATGTGGAACAAAAAGCA GGAATTACTTTTAAACGTGTAGGTGTTCCTTCTACAATGGATTTAGTTAAATCTAAAAGCATGGATGCCATCAG GTCCCTGGCTTCGGTTTCTTATGCTGCTGTTGACTTTTTCCGACCATCAGCTCAGAGACTGATAGAAGAGAAAGGGGCGGTGGATGCATTGGCTGCAGCATTAGCCCATATCTCCGGTGCATCGAGTTTTGAACCACGATCTTTGATTACCTCTGATAAG GGGTTTGTGACCATGACTCTGGAAAGCCCAGAAGAAATACAGGATGTCAGCTGTGCTTGGAAAGAACTTAACAGAAAACTGAGTAGTAATGCTGTGTCCCAAATTACCAGAATGTGCCTCCTAAAAGGAAATATG GGTGTTTGCTTTGATGTTCCCACAACTGAGTCAGAAAGGTTacag GCAGAGTGGCATGATTCAGACTGGATAATCTCAGTGCCAGCCAAGTTACCAGAAATCGAAGAATATTATGATGGAAACACATCTTCTAATTCCAGACAGAGGAGTGGCTGGTCAAGTGCCCGGTCAGGCCGGTCAGGTCGGTCAGGGGGTCGATCTGGTGGCCGGTCAGGTAGACAGAGTCAACAGGGAAGTCGGTCAGGAAGTCGACAAGATGGTCGAAGACGAAGTGGGAATAGAAATCAATCAAGAAGCGGGGGCCACAAACGGAGTTTTGACTGA
- the DDX50 gene encoding ATP-dependent RNA helicase DDX50 isoform X1, which translates to MMPGKLLWGDIMELEAPLEDTESQEKQKSDRRKSRHHYDSDEKSETRENGVADDLDAPKSKKAKMKEKLNGDTEEGYNTLSNEFSKSHKSRRKDLSNGDIDACEKKSKRVSSLDSSTHKSSDNKLEETLTREQKEGAFSNFPISEETIKLLKGRGVTYLFPIQVKTFGPVYEGKDLIAQARTGTGKTFSFAIPLIERLQRNQETIKKSRSPKVLVLAPTRELANQVAKDFKDITRKLSVACFYGGTSYQSQINHIRNGIDILVGTPGRIKDHLQSGRLDLSKLRHVVLDEVDQMLDLGFAEQVEDIIHESYKTDSEDNPQTLLFSATCPQWVYKVAKKYMKSRYEQVDLVGKMTQKAATTVEHLAIQCHWSQRPAVIGDVLQVYSGSEGRAIIFCETKKNVTEMAMNPHIKQNAQCLHGDIAQSQREITLKGFREGSFKVLVATNVAARGLDIPEVDLVIQSSPPQDVESYIHRSGRTGRAGRTGICICFYQPRERGQLRYVEQKAGITFKRVGVPSTMDLVKSKSMDAIRSLASVSYAAVDFFRPSAQRLIEEKGAVDALAAALAHISGASSFEPRSLITSDKGFVTMTLESPEEIQDVSCAWKELNRKLSSNAVSQITRMCLLKGNMGVCFDVPTTESERLQAEWHDSDWIISVPAKLPEIEEYYDGNTSSNSRQRSGWSSARSGRSGRSGGRSGGRSGRQSQQGSRSGSRQDGRRRSGNRNQSRSGGHKRSFD; encoded by the exons AGTGATAGAAGGAAGTCAAGGCACCATTATGACTCGGATGAGAAATCAGAAACAAGAGAAAATGGTGTTGCAGATGACCTGGATGCTCCCAAGTCCAAAAAAgctaaaatgaaagagaagttaaaTGGAGACACTGAAGAAGGATATAATACACtttcaaatgaattttctaagTCTCATAAGTCAAGAAGAAAAGATCTGTCAAATGGAGATATTGAtgcatgtgaaaaaaaatcaaagcgaGTATCATCCTTAGATAGTTCTACTCATAAGTCAAGTGATAATAAACTAGAGGAG ACCCTAACACGTGAACAGAAAGAAGGAGCCTTCTCCAATTTCCCTATTTCTGAAGAGACTATAAAGCTTCTCAAAG GTCGAGGGGTAACGTATCTGTTTCCTATTCAAGTTAAGACCTTTGGTCCTGTATATGAAGGAAAAGATTTAATTGCTCAAGCACGAACAGGAACAGGAAAGACATTTTCTTTTGCCATTCCCTTGATTGAAAGACTCCAAAGAAATCAAGAGACAATTAAAAAAAGCCGCTCACCAAAG GTACTTGTTTTGGCTCCTACAAGGGAACTGGCAAATCAAGTAGCCAAAGACTTCAAAGATATAACTAGGAAACTCAGTGTAGCGTGTTTTTATGGTGGAACATCATATCAAAGCCAAA TAAATCATATTCGAAATGGTATTGACATCTTGGTTGGGACCCCTGGTCGTATCAAAGACCATCTGCAGAGCGGCCGATTAGATCTTTCTAAACTGCGCCACGTTGTGCTTGATGAAGTGGATCAAATGTTAGATTTAGGTTTTGCTGAACAAGTTGAAGATATCATCCATGAATCCTACAAAACTG ATTCTGAAGACAATCCTCAAACTTTACTTTTTTCTGCAACTTGCCCACAGTGGGTATACAAAGTtgcaaaaaaatacatgaaatccAGATATGAACAGGTTGACCTTGTTGGAAAAATGACTCAAAAGGCTGCAACTACTGTGGAA CATTTGGCCATCCAATGCCATTGGTCTCAGAGGCCAGCAGTTATTGGAGATGTTCTTCAAGTCTACAGTGGGTCTGAAGGGAGGGCTATTATTTTCTGTGAGACCAAAAAGAATGTAACTGAAATGGCCATGAATCCGCACATAAAACAG AATGCCCAGTGTTTACATGGGGACATTGCACAGTCACAAAGAGAAATTACACTGAAAGGCTTCAGAGAAGGTAGTTTTAAAGTTTTGGTGGCGACCAATGTGGCTGCCCGTGGTTTGGACATTCCTGAGGTTGACTTGGTGATTCAGAGTTCTCCTCCACAG GATGTTGAGTCCTATATTCATCGCTCCGGACGCACAGGTAGAGCTGGCCGGACAGGAATTTGCATATGTTTTTATCAACCAAGAGAAAGAGGTCAACTAAGATATGTGGAACAAAAAGCA GGAATTACTTTTAAACGTGTAGGTGTTCCTTCTACAATGGATTTAGTTAAATCTAAAAGCATGGATGCCATCAG GTCCCTGGCTTCGGTTTCTTATGCTGCTGTTGACTTTTTCCGACCATCAGCTCAGAGACTGATAGAAGAGAAAGGGGCGGTGGATGCATTGGCTGCAGCATTAGCCCATATCTCCGGTGCATCGAGTTTTGAACCACGATCTTTGATTACCTCTGATAAG GGGTTTGTGACCATGACTCTGGAAAGCCCAGAAGAAATACAGGATGTCAGCTGTGCTTGGAAAGAACTTAACAGAAAACTGAGTAGTAATGCTGTGTCCCAAATTACCAGAATGTGCCTCCTAAAAGGAAATATG GGTGTTTGCTTTGATGTTCCCACAACTGAGTCAGAAAGGTTacag GCAGAGTGGCATGATTCAGACTGGATAATCTCAGTGCCAGCCAAGTTACCAGAAATCGAAGAATATTATGATGGAAACACATCTTCTAATTCCAGACAGAGGAGTGGCTGGTCAAGTGCCCGGTCAGGCCGGTCAGGTCGGTCAGGGGGTCGATCTGGTGGCCGGTCAGGTAGACAGAGTCAACAGGGAAGTCGGTCAGGAAGTCGACAAGATGGTCGAAGACGAAGTGGGAATAGAAATCAATCAAGAAGCGGGGGCCACAAACGGAGTTTTGACTGA